The Bacillota bacterium DNA segment GCCTTTACCCCGGCCTTGACCGACGAGAGCATCCCGAGGAGATAGTCACAATTCTCGACCACGCGCATCCTAGGCCTTGGGCGCGACGAGAGGACCGATGCCACCCTGTGGGCTTCGTGTCCCACCACGACCACGACCTCGTCTATACAGGGCACCCCTAGGGCCGCGTCCACCGCGGCTTCCACCACGGTGCGATCGCCCCAGGGGAGGATCTGCTTCAGCCTGCCCATCCTGCGCGACTCTCCCGCTGCCAGGATCACGGCGCCGCAGCTCATTCCGGTGAGGGCCCGGCGCAACCCTCCGCCTCCTTGAGAGCGCCGTCGGCCGCCGAACGACCGCTCTCTTCCACCCCACGCGCCATGCGCAGCCTTGCGGCAGCTACCTCAATGGCCTTGATTATCTTTGCATACCCCGTGCACCTGCAAAGGTTGCCGGATATCGCCCGCAGGACCTCTTCCCTCGTGGGATTGGGGTTGGAGTCCAGCAACGCCTTAGCTGACATGATCATGCCCGGTGTACAGAAGCCGCACTGCACCGCGCCTTCGCTGACAAAGGCCTCCTGGATCGGGTGAAGCCGGCCGTCGTGCTCGAGGCCTTCGATTGTCTCCACACGTCTCCCGTCCGCCTGGTAAGCCAGCATCAGGCAGGAATTCACGGGCTTGCCGTCGACGAGCACGGTGCACGCCCCGCACTCCCCCTTGCCACACCCCTCTTTCGCACCGGTCAGGCCCAAGTCGTCGCGGAGGAAGTCCAGCAAGGTGCGGGTCGCGGGCACCTTCGCCCTAACGTCGCGACCGTTCACGCAGAGGCTGACGTCGAAACAATGACCGCTCTCGCTCACCCAAGACCACCTGCCTTCGTCCTCGCCCTCACGTGCTCCCGCCCCCAAGCAAACGCCGCCACGCGCACAAGCCTGCGGCTCGTTCTCGTCGGGCCCCACCGCGCCACTTGTTCCGCATCCGCCCGCGTCGCTCTCGCCATCGCCGCGAGCGTCAGCTTCACGGCCGCCCGCCCATGCAGAGCGCAAGGAGCGCCTTCTGCACATGCAGCCTGTTCTCGGCCTCGTCAAACACCACCGAGTGGGGACCGTCTATCACCTCTTCAGTGACCTCGTAGCCGCGGTCCGCCGGGAGACAGTGCATATAGATGGAGTCCTCCGCGGTGAGCCTCATGCGCCTCTCGTCGCATATCCAGTCGGTGTATTTCTTCGCGATGGCCATGGACTCGTCCTTGTCCTGGGTCGTCATGAGCGCACCCCAGCTCTTCGGGTAGACCACGTGCGCCCCCTCGAAGGCCGCGTCCATGTCATGGACGACCTCAAACTTGACCCCGGCCTGCCTGGCATTGTCCTGGGCTTGTTTCATGACCTCTGGCATCAGCTCGAATCCCGGCGGATGAGCTAGGGTCACGTCCATACCGAACCTCGTCATGAGGAGGATGAGCGATTGGGGAACGGACATGGGCTTCATGTAGCTCGGAGCATATGCCCACGACATCACGAATTTTCGCCCGCGCATCTCGCCGGGGAACTTCTCCCTTATGGTCATGAGGTCCCCGAGCGCCTGGCAAGGGTGGTAGATGTCACACTGCATGTTGAAAACGGGGACCCTCGACCACTTCGCGACCTCACGTATGTACTTGTTGCCTATTCCGAAGAAGCAGTTCCTTATGGCGATGCCGTGGCCGTACCTGCTGAGCACCATTGCCGTGTCCTTGGCGGACTCTCCGTGGCTTATCTGGAGCTTGTCAGGCGTGAGATCGTGGGCGTGCCCGCCCAGCTGGGTCATCCCGGCTTCGAACGAGTTCCGCGTCCTGGTGGACTGCTCGAAGAACATCATGAAAAGAGTCTTGTCTTGCAGGTAACGGTGGGGCACTCCCATGGCGAAGAGTTTCTTGAGGTCCCACGCTACGTCCAGTACCATCTCCAGCTCTTCCAGCGTCCACTCCTGGGTCGTGATGAAATGCTTGCCGCGCAACAGCGAGTGCACAGCGCGTTCCTCCTCTCTCCCTTTCTCTCCCTTGCCGTCAATGGGTTGGCGTCACCGGCGCGTCACGACGTCACTTCCCGGTAGACCGCCGGGAAAGCGGCGTAGAGCATGGCCGATTTCACGAGATGTTCCACGCTGACCTGGTCGTCCACGGAATGAGAGTGTCTCTCCTCGCCCGGCCCGAATCCGATGGTGGGAATGCCAAGCCTGCCCATGGTGGCGGAGCCATCTGTAGCAAACACCCACTTGCCTGTACGGGGCCTCTCGCCGAAGAGCACCTCGGCGCACCTCACGCCCGCTTGCACGAGCGGGTGGCCCTCATCCAAGGACCATGCCGGGAATGACTTCTCCCACCTTGCGCGGTACCCGGTGTGGCTCATAGAGTCGTAAGTGAACAGGCTCACCTCGGCATCCTCCGCCCCGGGAAGGGAGCGGATCTCTTCGATGCACGATTCGGCGGTCTCTCCCACGGTCATCCGCCTGTCCACGCAGATCGTGCACTCGTCCGGCACTACGTTGAGCGACCCGGTCTTGCACTCGATGAACGTCACCGCGACGGTGCCGCGCCCGAGAAATGGGTCATCCTTCAACCTCGAGTTTAGAGCCTCTATCCCTGCCACTATCGGCATCATCCTGTAGACGGCGTTCACCCCGCGCTCGGGTGCGCTCGCATGGCATGACCTGCCCTTCGTGGTCACCTTGATCTCGCACCGGCCGCGGTGTCCCCGGTGGACTTGAAGGTTGGTGCACTCCCCCAACACCACGCACTCAGGCGCGATCCCCTGAGTGGTGATCATCTCATGAACCGCCCACCCGTCGCACTCCTCCTCCTGCACGACCCCGGCTACGTACAAAGTCACGTCATCGGGCAGGAGGCCGAGGTCTCTCATCGCCCTCGCGCCCCACACCATGCACGCTATGGCCGCCTTGTTGTCGGAAGCGCCCCGTCCATATATCACGCCGTCCTCGTACTTGCCCTCGAACGGATCCCATCTCCACGCCAAGCGGTCTCCAACTCCCACCGTGTCGATGTGGGAGTCGTACAGTATCTTGCGTGGCCCGGCACCCATGGTGCCGATGACGTTGCCGATCGCGTCTATCCTCACGTCATCGAACCCGGCCCTTGCCATCTCGTCGCGGAT contains these protein-coding regions:
- a CDS encoding YgeY family selenium metabolism-linked hydrolase, producing the protein MDLNCDAMDRERARKLREAVERYREHIAAFLRELIAIPSTSTNEGACIRRIRDEMARAGFDDVRIDAIGNVIGTMGAGPRKILYDSHIDTVGVGDRLAWRWDPFEGKYEDGVIYGRGASDNKAAIACMVWGARAMRDLGLLPDDVTLYVAGVVQEEECDGWAVHEMITTQGIAPECVVLGECTNLQVHRGHRGRCEIKVTTKGRSCHASAPERGVNAVYRMMPIVAGIEALNSRLKDDPFLGRGTVAVTFIECKTGSLNVVPDECTICVDRRMTVGETAESCIEEIRSLPGAEDAEVSLFTYDSMSHTGYRARWEKSFPAWSLDEGHPLVQAGVRCAEVLFGERPRTGKWVFATDGSATMGRLGIPTIGFGPGEERHSHSVDDQVSVEHLVKSAMLYAAFPAVYREVTS
- a CDS encoding (2Fe-2S)-binding protein, with the protein product MNGRDVRAKVPATRTLLDFLRDDLGLTGAKEGCGKGECGACTVLVDGKPVNSCLMLAYQADGRRVETIEGLEHDGRLHPIQEAFVSEGAVQCGFCTPGMIMSAKALLDSNPNPTREEVLRAISGNLCRCTGYAKIIKAIEVAAARLRMARGVEESGRSAADGALKEAEGCAGPSPE
- a CDS encoding ornithine carbamoyltransferase is translated as MHSLLRGKHFITTQEWTLEELEMVLDVAWDLKKLFAMGVPHRYLQDKTLFMMFFEQSTRTRNSFEAGMTQLGGHAHDLTPDKLQISHGESAKDTAMVLSRYGHGIAIRNCFFGIGNKYIREVAKWSRVPVFNMQCDIYHPCQALGDLMTIREKFPGEMRGRKFVMSWAYAPSYMKPMSVPQSLILLMTRFGMDVTLAHPPGFELMPEVMKQAQDNARQAGVKFEVVHDMDAAFEGAHVVYPKSWGALMTTQDKDESMAIAKKYTDWICDERRMRLTAEDSIYMHCLPADRGYEVTEEVIDGPHSVVFDEAENRLHVQKALLALCMGGRP